One part of the Arachidicoccus terrestris genome encodes these proteins:
- a CDS encoding SusC/RagA family TonB-linked outer membrane protein, with translation MYRTNLLSRPTELIKRYGRRIGLPVSMVALCIGAAPSVSLATSDYAGCAVIQQKDNVSGKIQDASGKPIASASISIKGTHKGTLSDAEGRFTLELPTADATLLVAYTGYESQEVNLQGRTVVTITLKESVTELEAVVMVGYGSQKKSDLTGSVVSISSEQIQQRPVANALEAMQGKAAGVDITSNERPGQTGSVLIRGERSLSASNSPLYVVDGIPLATGGIEALNPNDIESIDILKDASATAIYGSRGANGVILVTTKQGKAGRLTLNYAGSLTIDQLEDRSEMMNSAQYIEFRRAAFRRAGQYPDDPTQAADKVIFSGDLDAYAWANIEKGWQSGTWNGSLVPTTDWTGMVTRTGVMQNHSLSASGGTDKIKTYASIGYLSQEGTQKGQDYTRYNGKFSIDLKPVKWFRFGGSLSTTYSVQNYGFSSSSPSGPGSLYGAAQGMLPFAVPYDSTGARINLPGADINIINPIGEDKYNINERKLVRTIGLVYAEAELLPGLKYRANFGPEFYNWRDGRFMDSLSINRGGGEPGSTNFAGLDQSDKFSWTLDNLIYYDKTIKQHDFHLTLLQSSSYNRTETSSMSAEDLPWNSQRWYQLNSVSALKSFGTGLSKSTLQSYMARLNYSFDNKYLVTLSSRWDGASQLSAGHKWSYFPSAAVAWRIDQESFMKDVSWISSLKLRAGIGTTGNAAISPYQTIGGVQTLYYTWGSSVDAGYVSSDASLKNPAPMANLDLGWERTTQFNLGLDFDLLQGRVSGAIDAYKSQTNDLLLLMSIPSITGFTNTWANIGKTANQGIDISLNTINVQTRDFRWNSTLTFSANKSTIKELSNGKEDDISNNWFIGQRLGVYYDYQKTGIWQNTAEDKAEMEKFNANDADFKAGDIKVADLNGDYKIDPNNDRKILGHSSPDWIGGFQNTFTYRNWELNIFMFARWGFMVETGAESLQGRYAQRLVDYWTPDNPTNDYPSPDYGSAAGDQYKSSMNYQNGSFIKIRNISLGYHLPQKALDHLHISNLKIYAQMSNPGLIYSGVSWIDPDLGGSTYNRGFVIGANLTF, from the coding sequence ATGTACAGAACGAATTTACTAAGTCGGCCTACTGAGCTGATCAAAAGGTACGGCAGGAGGATTGGCCTACCTGTTTCAATGGTAGCTTTGTGCATCGGTGCTGCCCCATCGGTCAGCCTGGCCACGTCGGATTATGCCGGCTGCGCGGTTATTCAACAAAAGGATAATGTCAGCGGAAAAATTCAGGATGCATCCGGTAAGCCTATCGCCAGCGCATCGATTTCCATTAAAGGTACCCATAAGGGAACGCTAAGCGATGCGGAAGGCCGGTTTACCCTTGAACTTCCTACGGCTGATGCAACACTGCTCGTTGCCTACACTGGTTATGAAAGTCAGGAAGTTAATCTACAAGGCAGAACAGTGGTAACCATCACCTTAAAAGAATCCGTGACAGAACTGGAAGCAGTTGTCATGGTCGGGTATGGCAGCCAGAAAAAAAGTGATCTGACGGGATCTGTGGTCAGTATATCTTCTGAGCAGATTCAGCAGCGCCCTGTGGCCAATGCACTTGAGGCTATGCAGGGTAAAGCGGCTGGCGTAGATATTACATCCAATGAAAGACCTGGTCAGACAGGCAGTGTGCTGATACGTGGTGAACGCTCTCTGAGTGCCAGTAATTCTCCATTATACGTAGTGGACGGAATTCCGTTGGCCACCGGTGGTATTGAAGCATTGAATCCTAATGATATTGAGTCTATCGATATCCTGAAAGATGCATCTGCCACAGCTATCTATGGCTCCAGAGGCGCCAACGGTGTGATTCTGGTGACGACTAAACAGGGAAAAGCAGGCAGGCTTACACTGAATTATGCGGGTTCACTGACTATTGATCAATTAGAAGACCGGTCAGAAATGATGAATTCTGCACAGTATATTGAGTTCAGACGTGCAGCATTCCGCAGAGCGGGTCAGTATCCCGATGACCCAACGCAGGCGGCCGATAAGGTCATCTTCAGCGGTGATTTAGATGCATATGCCTGGGCAAACATTGAAAAGGGATGGCAAAGCGGCACCTGGAACGGTTCACTCGTCCCCACAACAGACTGGACGGGCATGGTGACCAGAACCGGCGTTATGCAGAATCATTCCTTAAGTGCCAGTGGAGGTACGGATAAGATCAAGACCTACGCTTCCATAGGCTACCTTTCACAGGAAGGTACACAGAAAGGGCAGGACTATACCCGTTATAACGGTAAATTCTCCATTGATTTAAAGCCTGTTAAATGGTTCAGGTTTGGTGGAAGCCTTTCAACGACCTATAGTGTTCAGAACTACGGATTTTCGTCTTCCAGCCCCAGTGGTCCGGGGAGCCTTTACGGTGCGGCCCAGGGAATGTTGCCTTTTGCCGTTCCATATGACAGCACCGGGGCAAGAATCAACCTCCCTGGAGCGGATATCAATATCATCAACCCCATTGGTGAAGATAAATACAATATCAATGAGCGTAAACTGGTTCGCACCATTGGCTTGGTGTATGCAGAAGCAGAACTCTTGCCTGGTTTAAAATACCGGGCGAATTTCGGACCGGAGTTTTATAACTGGCGAGATGGCCGTTTTATGGATTCGCTGTCGATCAACAGAGGCGGCGGGGAGCCCGGGTCAACGAATTTTGCGGGTCTGGATCAGTCTGATAAGTTCTCCTGGACTTTAGACAACCTGATTTATTATGATAAAACCATAAAGCAGCATGATTTTCATTTGACTTTGTTACAGAGCTCTTCCTATAACAGGACAGAAACCTCCTCGATGTCTGCTGAAGACCTTCCATGGAATAGCCAGAGATGGTATCAACTCAACTCAGTAAGCGCCTTAAAGAGTTTCGGTACGGGTCTCTCCAAATCTACCTTGCAGTCCTATATGGCACGTCTCAACTATTCTTTTGATAATAAATATCTGGTGACCCTCTCCAGCAGATGGGATGGGGCGTCCCAATTGTCTGCGGGGCATAAATGGTCTTATTTTCCTTCGGCGGCAGTGGCTTGGCGCATTGATCAAGAATCTTTCATGAAAGATGTCAGCTGGATCAGTTCATTAAAGTTGCGAGCCGGAATCGGTACCACGGGTAATGCGGCAATTTCGCCTTATCAGACGATTGGAGGTGTACAAACGCTTTACTATACATGGGGCAGCAGCGTAGATGCAGGCTACGTGTCTTCCGACGCTTCTCTTAAGAACCCGGCACCGATGGCTAATCTGGATCTGGGTTGGGAGAGAACGACACAATTTAATTTGGGATTAGACTTTGATCTGTTGCAAGGACGGGTCAGCGGTGCTATCGACGCTTACAAGTCACAGACGAATGATCTGCTTCTGCTGATGTCTATTCCATCTATTACCGGTTTTACAAATACATGGGCTAACATTGGTAAAACGGCTAATCAGGGGATAGATATCTCTCTTAATACAATAAATGTTCAGACCAGAGATTTTAGATGGAATTCTACTTTAACTTTTTCTGCCAATAAAAGCACTATTAAGGAACTCAGTAATGGTAAAGAAGATGACATAAGCAATAACTGGTTTATAGGACAACGCCTCGGGGTCTATTATGACTATCAAAAAACCGGTATCTGGCAAAACACCGCTGAAGACAAAGCTGAAATGGAAAAGTTCAATGCAAATGATGCGGATTTCAAGGCGGGCGATATAAAAGTGGCAGACTTAAACGGGGACTATAAAATTGATCCCAATAACGATAGAAAAATTCTGGGGCACTCGAGCCCGGATTGGATCGGCGGATTTCAAAATACCTTTACCTACAGAAATTGGGAGCTGAATATATTTATGTTTGCCAGATGGGGCTTTATGGTAGAGACCGGAGCAGAATCGTTACAGGGCCGTTATGCACAACGACTTGTTGATTACTGGACACCCGATAATCCGACAAACGACTATCCCTCTCCCGATTATGGAAGTGCCGCGGGTGATCAATACAAATCTTCCATGAACTATCAAAATGGATCTTTTATTAAAATTCGCAATATCTCCCTTGGCTACCACCTACCCCAAAAAGCGCTGGATCATCTCCACATCTCGAACCTTAAGATCTATGCACAGATGAGTAATCCCGGGCTTATATATTCTGGCGTCTCCTGGATCGATCCGGACTTAGGTGGTTCGACCTATAATAGAGGTTTTGTAATCGGCGCTAACCTGACTTTCTAA
- a CDS encoding glycoside hydrolase family 2 protein yields the protein MMKSAIFKLVVGIMSVLFCVHLNAQFYPVRERMLTTSLNGTWKIKIIQGRQLPDTLDQWTKPDFNATGWDDVTVPSNWETQGLKKPEYGKDLGDYTGLYRRAFDYNPIWKNRHVIVRFDGVHFAYTVYVNGQEVGNWGSAFNMHQFDITRFLVKNEKNILCVKVSTRSLSTQPPGTWQFDTNDDWSLSGISRDVTVFSLDNIYIKDIKFNSTVLKNKDANVSIDAKVGTFNGDSNVSGYTLQASLVDNLEHHLMDFRQEFSRHNDSLHFEGELASPRLWTVETPNLYRLEVSIVGPDGKVIQRANQRVGIRSVKVEGFRLEVNNMPVKLHGVCLSEIDPKLGRALTYKARRRQLSMMKAAGINFIRTAHYPFGPDFYTLCDEMGFYVCDEVPFGFGDKNLSDEAYLPELITRAKATIGRDKNHPSVIIWSIGNENPYTPIVEKVIQYVKETDPGRPRGLPQRGSDYLRYQGKQSPNVDVYMPHYLDVKRLNESLKKTDKPLILTEYAHSLGLAMDEFEEQYENIVRQAKIIGGSVWCWTDQAILTNSVAKFQKKANQPAHGSDNTMPPFSGVEQGIQIDQNHYLDNSGNNGADGIVYGDGYPQEDYFLVRKLYTPVQILTDTLKGQLGGGNRFDITLANRFDFISLVGYQLRWQLVYQNKALEQGDQWLDITAHNKDTISIKAKLPAKAPSGDIALHLQIIDPNGHQINEKNIVLRKANFLGQVQAGNAGRGLFVSVSKTGILTAQSGQKMLLHSPLLMRVGRKLTITLESQTLKDKFNWTPYLLKPVVDKCHRQKTDSGLLYTLDCHWRSQTTKTSHRGIRGRVQILVRKNNVIEMAYNVHPDQSATGNLLECGLTLVLDSAYRTFHWLGKGLFSTSVGKSAYNEHGVWALDIDDIRFNGNRAAVELAEATSLDSCGLGFWSSNGNIGIENIRGRMAVSQNGIVTGYGSKFKAPKGRKPVSEIQNISGKFILFTNTPAHPAKVLNTVFDPYSIVNPERPYLDSYGW from the coding sequence ATGATGAAGTCAGCCATATTTAAACTTGTAGTAGGAATCATGAGCGTTCTGTTCTGTGTACATCTAAACGCGCAGTTTTACCCGGTAAGAGAAAGGATGTTAACGACGTCACTGAATGGAACCTGGAAAATTAAGATCATCCAGGGCCGGCAGCTACCGGATACATTGGATCAGTGGACAAAGCCTGATTTTAACGCGACAGGTTGGGATGACGTAACTGTACCTAGCAACTGGGAAACGCAAGGGTTGAAAAAACCAGAATATGGAAAGGATCTGGGCGATTATACCGGGCTTTATAGACGAGCATTCGACTATAACCCCATATGGAAGAACCGGCATGTTATTGTGCGTTTCGATGGTGTACATTTTGCGTATACTGTCTATGTAAACGGACAAGAGGTAGGTAATTGGGGCAGCGCTTTTAATATGCATCAGTTTGATATTACGCGCTTTCTGGTCAAAAATGAAAAAAATATTTTATGTGTAAAGGTGTCTACCCGCTCTCTTTCCACACAACCACCGGGGACCTGGCAATTTGATACCAATGACGACTGGTCGCTCTCAGGAATTTCCAGGGATGTGACGGTTTTCTCCCTCGATAATATTTACATTAAGGATATTAAATTTAATTCGACCGTATTAAAAAATAAAGACGCGAATGTTTCCATTGACGCAAAAGTGGGGACGTTCAATGGGGACAGCAACGTCAGTGGCTATACCCTACAGGCGTCACTGGTAGATAATTTAGAGCACCATTTGATGGACTTCAGACAGGAGTTCTCTAGGCATAATGACAGCCTCCATTTTGAAGGGGAGTTAGCAAGTCCCAGGCTTTGGACCGTGGAAACCCCGAATCTGTACCGGCTGGAAGTGTCTATTGTAGGTCCTGACGGCAAGGTGATCCAGCGTGCGAATCAAAGGGTAGGTATCAGGAGCGTAAAAGTTGAGGGATTCCGGTTAGAAGTAAATAATATGCCCGTTAAGCTTCATGGTGTTTGTTTGAGTGAGATTGATCCTAAGCTGGGAAGGGCGCTTACCTATAAGGCACGCCGCAGGCAACTTAGCATGATGAAGGCCGCCGGCATTAATTTTATTCGAACCGCGCATTATCCTTTTGGCCCGGATTTTTATACACTTTGTGATGAAATGGGATTTTATGTTTGTGATGAAGTTCCGTTTGGTTTTGGCGATAAAAATCTAAGCGATGAGGCTTACTTGCCAGAACTTATCACCAGGGCGAAGGCGACTATCGGCCGTGATAAAAACCACCCGTCGGTTATTATCTGGTCCATTGGCAATGAGAATCCTTATACTCCCATAGTAGAAAAAGTAATTCAATACGTCAAAGAGACAGACCCCGGGAGGCCCAGGGGCTTGCCACAGCGGGGTTCTGACTATCTGCGTTATCAGGGTAAGCAGAGCCCTAATGTAGATGTTTATATGCCGCATTATCTGGATGTAAAAAGGTTGAATGAGAGTCTGAAGAAAACAGATAAACCACTTATTCTTACCGAGTACGCCCATTCTCTGGGCCTGGCCATGGATGAATTTGAGGAGCAGTATGAAAACATTGTAAGGCAGGCGAAGATTATTGGGGGGTCGGTGTGGTGTTGGACGGATCAGGCTATTTTGACAAATAGCGTCGCCAAATTTCAGAAAAAGGCCAATCAACCAGCACATGGTTCGGATAATACTATGCCGCCGTTTTCCGGTGTAGAGCAAGGTATTCAGATCGATCAAAACCATTACCTGGATAACTCCGGCAATAATGGTGCTGACGGAATTGTTTACGGAGATGGTTATCCTCAGGAAGACTATTTTCTGGTTCGAAAATTATATACACCGGTTCAGATCCTGACAGATACGCTTAAGGGTCAGTTAGGTGGGGGGAATCGTTTTGACATTACGCTGGCAAACAGATTTGATTTTATCTCACTGGTTGGCTATCAGTTAAGGTGGCAACTTGTTTACCAGAATAAAGCCCTTGAGCAGGGAGACCAGTGGCTGGATATAACTGCCCACAACAAGGATACGATTTCAATTAAGGCAAAATTACCAGCAAAAGCACCAAGCGGAGATATAGCCCTACACTTACAAATTATAGATCCAAACGGGCATCAGATAAACGAAAAGAATATCGTTCTGAGAAAAGCGAACTTTCTCGGTCAGGTTCAGGCAGGCAATGCAGGTAGGGGACTCTTCGTTTCTGTATCTAAAACAGGGATATTGACCGCACAAAGCGGACAGAAAATGTTATTGCACTCACCTCTATTGATGCGGGTAGGGCGTAAATTAACGATTACCCTGGAGAGTCAGACGCTTAAAGACAAGTTTAACTGGACTCCTTATCTTCTCAAACCTGTCGTCGATAAATGTCACCGGCAAAAGACGGACAGCGGTCTGCTGTATACACTGGATTGCCACTGGCGGTCGCAAACCACAAAGACAAGCCATCGCGGCATCCGGGGCAGGGTACAAATTCTGGTCAGAAAAAATAATGTCATAGAGATGGCGTACAATGTACATCCCGATCAGAGTGCAACAGGTAATTTGCTGGAATGTGGCTTGACACTGGTCTTGGACAGCGCCTATCGTACGTTTCATTGGTTAGGTAAAGGCCTTTTTTCTACGTCAGTCGGAAAAAGCGCCTATAATGAACATGGCGTTTGGGCGCTTGATATAGACGATATTCGTTTTAATGGAAACCGAGCAGCGGTTGAATTGGCGGAAGCCACTTCACTCGACAGTTGCGGTCTCGGTTTTTGGAGCAGCAACGGAAACATCGGCATTGAAAATATAAGAGGAAGAATGGCGGTTTCTCAAAACGGGATCGTCACGGGCTATGGCAGTAAATTTAAAGCACCCAAAGGCAGAAAGCCTGTCAGCGAGATTCAGAACATCTCCGGTAAATTTATCCTTTTTACAAATACACCGGCTCATCCGGCAAAGGTTTTAAACACCGTGTTTGATCCCTATTCAATTGTCAACCCCGAGCGGCCTTATCTGGATAGTTATGGGTGGTGA
- a CDS encoding glycosyl hydrolase 115 family protein: MKKTVLFFLAFIALRHSLWANDFTWFDSNHPIVYTLPKNAAPVVRTAIAMWKADLQKVTGKLPRQATGGKQDDKATIRFIQYDSADSIHLSDLGVPVARLTGKKDAFYIKIKGNQLLVTGSDARGLAYGILELSRLAGVSPWVWWGDVTPDKKTALTLPEQFETFQSPSVEFRGIFINDEDWSLQPWSWLKFDPQSKVGLVSAQTYRRVFQLLLRLRANTLWPAMHGNTTPFYWTPGAKAAADSCGIVIGTSHCEPLMCNANGEWDEGKRGHYNYISNKDSVLSYWTDRLKRVAHSENIYTIGMRGKHDGPMEGVHTLSEKTKALQEVINDQRALLKKYVNPDLKAIPQQFVPYKEVLDIYENGLHVPDDVMLTWCDDNYGYIKRLSDKMQQQRSGGAGIYYHLSYWGRPHDYLWLTTTQPGLIYHEMKNAYKHNVKRLWIVNVHDPKVACYDLELFLDMAWDINLTTSHNSVEQHLENCLKRDYGPGAGAQLFPVMREFYRLTAIRKPEFMGWEQVELDKRAYARGISPVKSTDFSFTQFGDEADRYLSDYARLKKIVDKVGKMLPENKKEAFFAAIKYPVFGAADMAIKCLEAQRARSLAKGDYSAYNRARAKAQLMTACARSMKAYFDIRRLTQYYNNELAAGKWKHDMCFNPRELPVFDPPVLPMGLTQREIRQYTTDEINGGKQPGYDTIKNDASYIARNAARFDKASFHVHEEPMLGHSMQAVPLPKGESLSYVFNCARDGEALLRTAVIPTQPNDRGDIRYSVQIDNTAPQVVSFREKGRTDKWKQNVLRGQAVSNILCKLSAGRHTLKITALDDHVIIDQWMVDFDKDRKFYVFPVQPYYRKP, from the coding sequence ATGAAAAAAACAGTTTTATTCTTTCTGGCGTTCATCGCCCTCAGGCATTCATTATGGGCTAATGATTTTACCTGGTTTGACAGCAATCACCCCATCGTATATACGCTGCCGAAAAATGCGGCACCAGTTGTAAGAACCGCTATCGCAATGTGGAAAGCCGATCTGCAGAAAGTGACAGGTAAACTGCCCAGGCAAGCCACCGGTGGTAAGCAGGACGATAAGGCCACGATTCGTTTTATTCAGTATGATAGCGCTGATTCCATTCATTTATCTGACCTGGGAGTCCCGGTAGCACGACTGACTGGTAAAAAGGATGCTTTTTATATTAAGATAAAGGGTAATCAGCTTTTGGTCACGGGAAGCGATGCGCGCGGCTTGGCCTATGGTATCCTGGAACTGTCCAGATTGGCAGGAGTTTCTCCCTGGGTATGGTGGGGTGATGTCACTCCTGACAAAAAAACAGCGTTAACCCTGCCAGAACAATTTGAAACTTTTCAGAGCCCGTCGGTAGAATTCAGAGGAATTTTTATTAATGATGAAGACTGGAGCCTTCAGCCCTGGAGCTGGCTGAAATTTGATCCGCAGAGCAAGGTCGGTTTAGTCTCAGCCCAGACTTACAGGCGCGTGTTCCAGCTGTTGCTTCGCCTTCGCGCCAATACGCTCTGGCCAGCTATGCATGGGAATACAACGCCTTTTTACTGGACACCGGGCGCGAAAGCGGCAGCAGACAGCTGTGGCATCGTGATCGGTACTTCCCATTGTGAGCCCCTTATGTGCAATGCTAACGGAGAATGGGACGAAGGCAAACGTGGACATTATAACTATATTTCTAATAAGGATTCCGTCTTATCTTATTGGACAGACCGGTTGAAAAGGGTAGCGCATTCCGAAAACATTTATACCATTGGAATGCGGGGCAAACATGACGGTCCCATGGAGGGTGTACATACGCTCAGCGAAAAAACAAAGGCATTGCAGGAAGTGATTAACGACCAACGGGCATTACTTAAAAAATATGTCAACCCCGACCTTAAAGCGATCCCACAACAGTTTGTGCCTTATAAAGAAGTGCTGGATATTTATGAAAACGGGCTACATGTGCCGGATGATGTAATGCTGACCTGGTGCGATGATAACTATGGCTATATTAAGCGGCTAAGCGATAAAATGCAGCAGCAGCGTAGTGGTGGGGCCGGTATTTACTATCATCTCAGTTATTGGGGAAGGCCTCATGATTATTTGTGGCTGACCACCACACAGCCCGGTCTGATATATCATGAAATGAAAAATGCCTACAAGCATAATGTCAAAAGACTATGGATTGTTAATGTGCATGATCCAAAGGTGGCCTGTTATGATCTGGAACTATTTTTAGATATGGCCTGGGACATCAACTTAACGACCAGCCATAATAGTGTGGAGCAGCACCTGGAAAATTGTCTTAAAAGAGATTATGGTCCCGGCGCAGGTGCGCAGCTTTTTCCCGTTATGCGGGAATTTTACCGGTTGACGGCTATCCGTAAACCCGAGTTTATGGGTTGGGAACAGGTAGAATTGGACAAAAGAGCCTATGCCAGAGGTATTTCGCCGGTAAAATCCACTGATTTTAGCTTTACGCAGTTTGGTGACGAGGCAGACCGGTATCTGTCAGACTATGCCAGACTTAAAAAGATAGTGGATAAAGTGGGAAAAATGCTGCCGGAGAATAAAAAAGAAGCTTTTTTTGCCGCAATAAAGTATCCTGTATTTGGGGCGGCGGATATGGCGATAAAATGTCTGGAGGCGCAGCGTGCCAGGTCGCTTGCCAAAGGAGATTACAGTGCCTATAACCGGGCCAGGGCAAAAGCGCAGTTAATGACAGCCTGCGCAAGAAGCATGAAGGCCTATTTTGACATCCGCAGGCTTACACAGTATTACAATAATGAACTTGCGGCCGGAAAGTGGAAACATGACATGTGTTTCAATCCCAGAGAATTACCAGTTTTTGATCCGCCGGTACTACCGATGGGATTAACGCAGCGAGAGATCCGCCAGTATACAACTGATGAAATAAATGGAGGCAAACAACCCGGTTACGACACCATAAAAAATGATGCTTCTTATATTGCCCGTAATGCAGCCCGTTTTGATAAAGCATCTTTTCATGTGCATGAAGAGCCTATGTTAGGGCACAGCATGCAGGCCGTCCCGCTGCCCAAAGGAGAATCGTTAAGCTATGTATTTAATTGTGCCCGGGACGGTGAAGCACTTTTACGGACAGCAGTCATCCCGACTCAACCTAATGACAGAGGAGATATACGCTACAGTGTGCAAATAGATAATACTGCACCCCAGGTAGTTTCTTTCAGGGAAAAGGGCCGCACGGATAAATGGAAACAAAATGTATTGAGGGGTCAGGCGGTGAGTAATATACTATGCAAGTTGTCGGCCGGCCGGCACACCTTAAAGATCACTGCCCTGGATGATCATGTAATTATTGATCAGTGGATGGTAGATTTTGATAAAGACCGGAAATTCTATGTTTTTCCTGTACAGCCTTATTATAGAAAGCCTTAG